A portion of the Paenibacillus sp. PvR098 genome contains these proteins:
- a CDS encoding aspartate carbamoyltransferase catalytic subunit has protein sequence MTQLQANTHKHLLGTKGLSAAELTSILDRAAYWEQHPVKVSNHLQGRFVANMFFENSTRTRFSFEVAEKRLGAEVLNFTAAVSSVQKGESIYDTVRTLESMGIDAGVIRMKPNGLLAELVQKIKVPLINAGDGNNEHPTQALLDLYTMRKHFGHISGLHVAIIGDIQHSRVARSNLWALQTLGAKVSFCAPPGMQAAELAEHAPYITIDEALKADVIMMLRVQLERHEGSLFGSAEEYRAAYGLTTERSAKLAPHAIIMHPAPVNRNVEIDDELVECDQSKIFPQMSNGVPIRMAVIERALS, from the coding sequence ATGACACAGCTGCAGGCAAACACGCATAAGCATCTTCTCGGTACCAAAGGGCTAAGCGCTGCGGAGTTGACCTCCATATTGGATCGGGCGGCTTACTGGGAGCAACACCCTGTGAAGGTATCGAACCATCTGCAGGGACGCTTTGTGGCCAACATGTTTTTTGAGAACAGTACGAGAACTCGCTTCTCCTTTGAAGTGGCGGAGAAACGGCTCGGTGCGGAAGTGCTGAACTTCACGGCGGCCGTCTCCAGCGTGCAAAAAGGCGAATCGATATACGATACGGTCCGGACCCTGGAGTCGATGGGGATCGATGCCGGCGTGATCCGGATGAAGCCGAACGGCCTTCTTGCGGAGCTGGTGCAGAAAATTAAAGTGCCGCTAATCAATGCCGGCGACGGAAATAACGAGCATCCTACGCAGGCGCTGCTCGATTTGTACACGATGCGCAAGCACTTCGGCCACATCAGCGGTCTTCATGTAGCGATTATCGGTGACATTCAACATAGCCGGGTAGCCCGATCGAATCTGTGGGCGCTCCAAACGCTGGGGGCCAAGGTAAGCTTCTGTGCTCCCCCGGGCATGCAGGCTGCGGAGCTGGCGGAACATGCGCCTTACATCACGATAGACGAAGCTTTGAAAGCCGACGTAATTATGATGCTTCGCGTACAGCTTGAGCGGCACGAAGGCTCGCTGTTCGGCTCGGCTGAGGAGTACCGTGCCGCTTACGGGCTGACTACGGAGCGATCGGCCAAACTGGCGCCGCACGCCATTATCATGCACCCTGCGCCGGTGAACCGGAACGTAGAAATCGACGATGAGCTGGTCGAATGCGACCAATCAAAAATTTTCCCGCAAATGAGCAACGGCGTACCGATTCGGATGGCTGTGATCGAACGGGCTTTAAGTTAA
- the pyrF gene encoding orotidine-5'-phosphate decarboxylase — translation MAFDKNKAERIMVALDYAHAQQAEVLVKSLAGIPCYMKVGMQLFYSAGLSFVQMLKEQGYHVFLDLKMHDIPNTVKGGAESIARLGVDMFNVHAAGGKAMMEAALEGLEKGLQGGRKPMVIAVTQLTSTGVTVMNEEIGIAGTVEDAVLRYARLAREAGLNGVVASPLEVVRIKDTCGSDFVTVTPGIRPAGADIGDQTRVMTPAEAFAQGTDYIVIGRPITAAQDPRGALEAILASV, via the coding sequence ATGGCGTTTGATAAGAATAAGGCAGAGCGAATCATGGTTGCGCTCGATTATGCTCATGCACAGCAGGCGGAAGTACTGGTGAAATCGCTCGCAGGTATTCCTTGCTACATGAAGGTGGGCATGCAGCTGTTCTACAGTGCCGGTCTTTCCTTTGTCCAGATGCTGAAAGAACAAGGCTACCATGTGTTTCTGGACCTCAAGATGCACGATATTCCGAACACGGTCAAGGGCGGTGCGGAAAGCATCGCAAGACTTGGTGTGGATATGTTTAACGTGCATGCCGCAGGAGGCAAGGCGATGATGGAAGCGGCGTTGGAAGGCTTGGAGAAAGGGCTTCAAGGAGGCCGCAAACCGATGGTCATCGCTGTTACTCAACTGACGAGCACAGGCGTAACAGTTATGAATGAGGAAATCGGTATTGCGGGTACGGTGGAGGATGCCGTGCTGCGTTACGCTCGATTAGCCCGGGAAGCGGGTTTGAACGGCGTAGTCGCTTCCCCGCTGGAAGTTGTCCGGATCAAAGATACATGCGGCTCGGATTTCGTTACCGTTACGCCTGGAATTCGCCCGGCAGGAGCGGATATCGGTGACCAGACCCGCGTCATGACGCCTGCAGAGGCGTTCGCTCAAGGTACGGACTATATTGTCATCGGCCGTCCGATCACAGCCGCACAGGATCCTAGAGGGGCTCTGGAAGCGATCTTGGCCTCCGTCTAG
- the pyrR gene encoding bifunctional pyr operon transcriptional regulator/uracil phosphoribosyltransferase PyrR: MQQTEHVLMDEIAIRRALTRIAHEILERNKGFENCMLIGIRTRGIHLAVRVAERIQEIEGVPAPVGEVDVTRYRDDRRVAAGSSDENAALEPKLEVRNKKLILFDDVLYTGRTVRAAMDALIDLGRPQMIQLAVLVDRGHRELPIRPDYVGKNIPTSRLENIDVQLQEVDGIDQVVITGQRGPNE; the protein is encoded by the coding sequence ATGCAGCAAACCGAGCATGTGCTGATGGATGAGATCGCCATAAGGCGGGCGTTAACGCGAATCGCTCACGAGATATTAGAACGAAACAAAGGCTTTGAGAACTGTATGCTCATCGGCATTCGAACGAGAGGAATACATTTGGCCGTTCGGGTGGCAGAGCGAATCCAGGAAATTGAAGGCGTACCGGCCCCCGTTGGCGAGGTGGACGTCACAAGGTACCGGGATGATCGTAGAGTAGCTGCGGGGAGCAGTGATGAAAATGCTGCATTGGAGCCCAAGCTGGAGGTTCGTAACAAAAAGCTGATTCTGTTCGACGACGTACTGTATACGGGACGAACCGTTAGAGCGGCGATGGATGCGCTGATAGATCTGGGCCGGCCGCAAATGATTCAGCTCGCGGTGCTGGTGGACCGCGGACACAGGGAGCTGCCGATTCGGCCGGACTATGTAGGCAAGAACATCCCGACCTCCCGGTTGGAGAACATAGATGTCCAGCTGCAGGAAGTGGACGGGATCGATCAAGTCGTGATTACAGGGCAGAGGGGACCAAACGAATGA
- the carB gene encoding carbamoyl-phosphate synthase large subunit: protein MPRNNDIKKILVIGSGPIVIGQAAEFDYAGTQACQALKEEGFEVVLINSNPATIMTDTNMADKVYIEPITLDFVTQIIRQERPDGLLPTLGGQTGLNMAVELARAGVLERENVKLLGTQLTAIEKAEDRDLFRELMRELEQPVPDSTIVTTVQEAVDFANEIGYPIIVRPAYTLGGTGGGICANEEELLETVSSGIRYSPIGQCLIEKSIAGMKEVEYEVMRDANDNCIVVCNMENFDPVGVHTGDSIVVAPSQTLSDREYQMLRSASLKIIRALNIEGGCNVQFALDPYSYQYYVIEVNPRVSRSSALASKATGYPIAKMAAKIAIGFTLDEIVNPVTGQTYACFEPTLDYIVSKIPRWPFDKFTAANRKLGTQMKATGEVMAIGRTFEESIHKAIRSLEIGVHRLHLKETDKLDKEILDQRLEKPDDERMFLIAEALRRGYTVQQLQDLTKVDWWFLHKLEGLIKFEAELLQPELSEELLREAKRKGFTDRAIAEVRSQAEQGLNLTKEADVRTYRLSLNLKPVYKMVDTCAAEFEATTPYYYSTYETEDEVKETSKQKVVVLGSGPIRIGQGIEFDYSTVHAVWAIQKAGYEAVIINNNPETVSTDFNTSDRLYFEPLFFEDVMNVIEREQPIGVIVQFGGQTAINLAAPLSKAGVRILGTDLENIDAAEDRKKFEALLRTLEIAQPPGGTVTSVDQAVGMAAKYGYPVLVRPSYVLGGRAMEIVYSDEELLSYMEYAVKINPEHPVLIDRYMLGKEVEVDAICDKETVVIPGIMEHIERAGVHSGDSIAVYPTQTVSEELKQKIIDITTKIARGLQVVGLVNIQFVIYQNEIYVIEVNPRSSRTVPFLSKVTKIPMANVATRVIMGEKLADMGYQTGLWPEDDFVSVKVPVFSFAKLRRVDTTLGPEMKSTGEVMGRDKTFAKALYKGLIGSGMKVPPTGAIIATIADKDKEEATAIFRSFERLGYRIVATGGTARALEEAGLKVTRVNKLSEGSPNILDLIRNGEAHFVVNTLTKGKTPERDGFRIRREAVENGIVCMTSLDTVSALLHVLESIYFQSTAMPVFEA from the coding sequence ATGCCGAGAAATAATGACATCAAGAAAATACTCGTGATCGGCTCCGGTCCGATCGTTATCGGACAAGCAGCCGAGTTCGACTATGCCGGTACGCAGGCTTGTCAGGCGCTAAAAGAAGAGGGCTTTGAAGTCGTACTTATTAACAGCAACCCCGCTACGATCATGACCGACACTAACATGGCCGATAAAGTATATATCGAACCGATTACGTTAGATTTTGTCACTCAAATCATCCGTCAGGAGCGTCCGGACGGCTTGCTGCCTACATTGGGGGGCCAAACGGGCCTCAACATGGCTGTGGAGCTGGCGCGTGCAGGCGTGCTGGAGCGCGAGAACGTGAAGCTTCTCGGAACCCAGCTTACAGCTATCGAGAAGGCGGAAGACCGCGACCTGTTCCGTGAGCTGATGCGCGAGCTGGAGCAGCCGGTGCCGGACAGCACGATCGTTACGACTGTGCAGGAAGCCGTTGATTTTGCGAATGAGATCGGTTATCCGATCATCGTACGTCCGGCTTACACGCTCGGCGGTACGGGCGGCGGCATTTGCGCGAACGAAGAGGAACTCCTTGAGACGGTTTCCTCCGGGATTCGCTACAGCCCGATCGGTCAATGCCTGATCGAGAAAAGCATCGCAGGAATGAAAGAAGTTGAATATGAAGTCATGCGTGACGCGAACGACAACTGTATCGTCGTTTGTAACATGGAGAACTTTGACCCGGTTGGCGTACATACAGGCGATAGCATCGTCGTGGCGCCGAGCCAAACGCTGTCCGACCGTGAGTATCAGATGCTCCGTTCGGCTTCGCTCAAAATCATCCGCGCCCTGAACATCGAAGGCGGATGTAACGTACAGTTTGCGCTTGACCCGTACAGCTACCAATACTATGTTATCGAAGTGAATCCACGTGTCAGTCGTTCATCCGCGCTTGCATCCAAAGCGACTGGCTATCCGATCGCCAAAATGGCGGCCAAAATTGCCATCGGCTTTACGCTGGACGAAATCGTGAACCCGGTAACGGGACAAACTTATGCTTGCTTTGAGCCGACGCTCGACTATATCGTATCCAAAATCCCTCGCTGGCCGTTCGATAAGTTCACGGCAGCCAACCGGAAGCTCGGTACGCAGATGAAAGCTACGGGCGAGGTCATGGCGATTGGCCGGACGTTCGAGGAATCGATTCACAAAGCGATTCGTTCTCTGGAAATCGGCGTACATCGTCTGCATTTGAAGGAAACCGACAAGCTGGATAAAGAGATATTGGATCAGCGTCTCGAGAAGCCGGACGACGAGCGGATGTTCCTGATTGCCGAAGCACTGCGTCGCGGCTACACCGTGCAGCAGCTGCAGGATCTGACGAAGGTGGACTGGTGGTTCCTGCACAAGCTGGAAGGGTTGATCAAATTTGAAGCCGAGCTGCTGCAGCCTGAGCTATCAGAGGAACTACTGCGTGAAGCGAAGCGCAAAGGCTTTACGGACCGCGCGATCGCCGAGGTAAGAAGCCAGGCAGAACAAGGGCTTAACCTGACGAAGGAAGCGGACGTACGCACTTACCGTCTTAGCCTGAACCTGAAGCCGGTATACAAAATGGTAGATACGTGCGCGGCGGAATTCGAAGCTACGACACCTTACTACTATTCCACATATGAAACCGAAGACGAAGTAAAAGAAACTTCGAAGCAAAAGGTCGTCGTACTGGGCTCCGGTCCGATCCGGATCGGACAAGGCATCGAGTTCGACTACTCGACAGTGCATGCCGTATGGGCAATCCAAAAAGCGGGCTACGAAGCGGTCATCATTAACAACAACCCGGAGACCGTATCGACGGACTTTAATACATCAGACCGTCTTTATTTCGAGCCGCTGTTCTTTGAAGACGTGATGAACGTTATCGAGCGTGAGCAGCCAATCGGCGTTATCGTTCAATTCGGCGGTCAAACGGCGATTAACTTGGCAGCCCCGCTGTCCAAAGCCGGCGTACGCATTCTGGGTACGGATTTGGAAAACATCGATGCTGCGGAAGACCGCAAAAAGTTCGAGGCGCTTCTTCGCACGCTGGAGATTGCTCAACCGCCGGGCGGCACGGTAACCTCTGTCGACCAAGCGGTAGGCATGGCTGCGAAATACGGCTATCCGGTGCTCGTTCGTCCGTCCTACGTACTTGGCGGCCGTGCAATGGAAATTGTGTACTCCGACGAAGAGCTGCTGAGCTACATGGAGTATGCGGTTAAAATCAACCCGGAACATCCGGTTCTGATCGACCGGTACATGCTGGGTAAAGAAGTGGAAGTCGACGCGATCTGCGATAAAGAAACCGTAGTGATCCCAGGCATCATGGAGCATATCGAAAGAGCGGGCGTTCACTCCGGTGACTCGATCGCAGTTTATCCGACGCAGACGGTCTCCGAAGAGCTGAAACAAAAAATTATCGATATCACAACCAAGATTGCCAGAGGCTTGCAGGTTGTCGGTCTTGTGAATATTCAATTCGTTATCTATCAGAACGAAATCTACGTCATCGAAGTTAACCCACGTTCCTCGAGAACCGTACCGTTCTTGAGCAAAGTGACGAAAATTCCGATGGCAAACGTGGCAACTCGCGTTATCATGGGCGAGAAGCTAGCGGATATGGGCTATCAAACTGGATTGTGGCCTGAAGATGATTTTGTGTCCGTGAAGGTGCCTGTGTTCTCCTTTGCCAAGCTGCGCCGCGTAGACACCACGCTTGGGCCGGAGATGAAATCGACCGGTGAGGTTATGGGCCGCGACAAAACATTCGCCAAAGCCTTATATAAAGGCTTGATCGGCTCCGGCATGAAGGTGCCGCCGACGGGTGCGATTATTGCGACGATCGCCGATAAGGATAAAGAAGAAGCAACGGCTATCTTCCGCTCCTTCGAACGACTTGGATATCGGATCGTGGCGACGGGCGGAACGGCGAGGGCGCTTGAGGAAGCAGGACTGAAAGTAACCCGAGTGAACAAGCTGAGCGAAGGCTCGCCGAACATTCTGGACCTGATTCGTAACGGCGAAGCGCACTTCGTAGTCAATACGCTGACCAAGGGTAAAACACCGGAGCGCGACGGCTTCCGGATTCGCCGCGAGGCGGTAGAGAACGGCATTGTTTGTATGACGTCGCTTGATACAGTAAGCGCACTGCTGCACGTGCTAGAGTCCATCTACTTCCAATCGACGGCTATGCCGGTATTTGAAGCATAA
- a CDS encoding carbamoyl phosphate synthase small subunit: MQARLLLADGTLFTGKAFGSTGDSVGEVVFNTGITGYQEVLSDPSYCGQIVTMTYPLIGNYGITRDDFESIRPFVHGFVVREHEVVPSNWRAEYSIDSLLKEYGILGISGIDTRMLTRRIRHQGSMKGILTTSDKRVEELLEQLNATPIMTDQVSRVSTKSVYSSPGTKERVVLVDFGSKSGILRDLTKRGCDVVVVPQDTTADQIRRLAPDGIMLSNGPGDPKDVPDAVKMISELIGEFPIFGICLGHQLIALASGADTEKLKFGHRGGNHPVKDLKSGRCYITSQNHGYTVKEESIGATDLEVTHINNNDRTIEGLRHKKHPVFSVQYHPEAAPGPFDSSYLFDDFLEMIREHKKNYPPVPRQAQIASAYQASSAKSASASKGELHYAEK; encoded by the coding sequence ATGCAGGCTAGATTGTTATTGGCAGACGGTACGTTGTTTACCGGTAAAGCATTCGGAAGCACCGGCGACTCGGTTGGCGAGGTCGTCTTTAATACAGGGATTACAGGATATCAGGAGGTTCTCTCTGATCCGTCCTACTGCGGACAGATCGTGACGATGACTTACCCGCTTATCGGCAATTACGGTATCACTCGGGACGACTTCGAATCGATTCGCCCGTTCGTGCACGGCTTTGTCGTCCGTGAGCATGAGGTAGTGCCGAGCAACTGGAGAGCGGAGTACTCGATCGATAGCCTGCTCAAGGAATACGGTATTCTCGGAATCAGCGGTATCGATACGCGGATGTTGACCCGCCGGATCCGTCATCAAGGCTCAATGAAAGGCATTTTGACTACCTCAGACAAGCGTGTGGAAGAGCTGCTGGAGCAATTAAATGCGACGCCGATCATGACGGACCAAGTGTCCCGCGTATCCACGAAAAGCGTATATAGCTCCCCAGGCACGAAAGAACGCGTCGTTCTTGTAGACTTCGGTTCGAAGAGCGGCATTTTGCGCGATTTGACCAAGCGCGGCTGTGATGTAGTTGTTGTGCCGCAGGACACGACGGCTGATCAAATCCGCCGCCTGGCACCGGACGGCATTATGCTGTCCAACGGCCCTGGGGATCCGAAGGATGTTCCGGATGCCGTCAAAATGATCTCCGAGCTGATCGGCGAATTCCCGATATTCGGCATCTGCCTGGGTCATCAACTGATCGCTCTGGCCAGCGGCGCCGATACAGAAAAACTCAAGTTCGGGCATCGCGGCGGGAACCACCCGGTGAAGGATTTGAAGTCCGGACGATGCTATATTACTTCACAAAACCATGGCTATACCGTAAAGGAAGAGTCCATCGGCGCTACCGACCTGGAAGTGACGCATATCAACAACAACGACCGTACGATCGAAGGCCTGCGTCATAAAAAGCATCCGGTGTTCTCCGTACAATATCATCCGGAAGCGGCTCCCGGACCATTTGATTCCAGCTATCTGTTCGACGATTTCCTGGAAATGATTCGCGAACATAAGAAGAATTATCCGCCGGTACCGCGCCAAGCGCAAATCGCATCGGCTTATCAGGCGAGCAGCGCCAAATCCGCTTCCGCATCGAAAGGAGAACTGCACTATGCCGAGAAATAA
- the mtnB gene encoding methylthioribulose 1-phosphate dehydratase produces the protein MSFSAIRLEEKQQAFAELREVKTLFAERGWFPGTSGNLSIRTGEFSPDQFAFAITSSGKDKSVNTPSDYLLVDQNGKPIETTGLKPSAETLIHCEIYRATGCGAVFHVHTVFNNLVSELYGERGSVPIDGVELIKAFNIWEEEAQIEIPILPNFADIPSIAKLVEGAIIPRIPGILLRKHGIYAWGANAFEAKRHLEAFEFLFEYAYRLALLKK, from the coding sequence TTGAGTTTCAGCGCCATTCGTTTAGAAGAGAAGCAGCAGGCGTTCGCCGAGCTGCGCGAGGTCAAAACGCTCTTTGCGGAGCGAGGATGGTTTCCCGGTACAAGCGGTAATTTATCCATACGTACGGGCGAATTCTCCCCGGATCAGTTCGCTTTTGCGATTACGTCCAGTGGTAAAGACAAGTCCGTCAACACTCCGTCAGACTATTTGCTGGTGGACCAGAACGGCAAGCCGATCGAAACGACCGGCCTTAAACCGTCCGCGGAGACGCTCATTCATTGTGAAATTTACCGTGCAACCGGCTGCGGCGCCGTTTTCCACGTACATACGGTGTTCAACAACTTGGTATCCGAGCTTTATGGAGAGCGCGGCAGCGTGCCTATAGACGGCGTGGAGCTGATCAAGGCATTCAACATTTGGGAAGAGGAAGCGCAAATCGAAATTCCGATTCTGCCGAACTTCGCCGACATTCCGAGCATTGCCAAGCTTGTGGAAGGAGCGATCATCCCCCGTATTCCCGGTATCCTGCTGCGTAAGCACGGCATCTATGCCTGGGGAGCGAACGCCTTTGAGGCCAAGCGCCATCTGGAAGCATTTGAATTCTTGTTCGAGTACGCTTACCGTTTGGCTTTGCTCAAAAAATAG
- a CDS encoding 2-hydroxy-3-keto-5-methylthiopentenyl-1-phosphate phosphatase, which produces MSKKRIIFCDFDGTITVNDNIVAIMKHFQPPGWDTLVDQIINKEITIREGVGRMFALLPTSMQQEVIDYAIGNVTIRDGFRELLEYCKCEDVHFLVTSGGIDFFVYPVLSKFPIPKEYIYCNGSNFSGSHIQIEWPHSCDKHCANDCGMCKTTIIRQYPAESYERILIGDSVTDFEGAKLADIVFARSHLVKLCEDLNLNYYPFENFFDVIKQLEEMKIR; this is translated from the coding sequence ATGAGCAAAAAACGGATTATTTTTTGCGATTTTGACGGAACCATCACTGTGAACGACAACATCGTTGCGATCATGAAGCATTTTCAGCCCCCAGGCTGGGACACGCTTGTTGATCAAATCATTAACAAAGAGATTACAATTCGTGAGGGCGTAGGACGCATGTTCGCCCTGCTCCCCACTTCCATGCAGCAGGAAGTCATCGATTATGCCATAGGCAACGTAACGATCCGTGACGGATTCCGCGAGCTGCTTGAGTACTGCAAGTGTGAGGATGTTCATTTTTTGGTGACCAGCGGCGGCATTGATTTTTTCGTCTATCCCGTCCTGTCGAAGTTCCCGATTCCAAAGGAGTACATCTACTGCAACGGCAGCAACTTCAGCGGATCACACATTCAGATTGAATGGCCGCATTCTTGTGACAAGCATTGCGCGAACGACTGCGGTATGTGCAAGACGACGATCATCCGTCAATATCCTGCGGAGTCTTACGAGCGTATTCTGATCGGAGACAGCGTCACCGATTTTGAAGGCGCCAAGTTGGCGGACATCGTCTTTGCCCGTTCTCACTTGGTGAAGCTGTGTGAAGATCTCAACTTGAATTATTACCCTTTTGAAAACTTTTTTGATGTCATTAAGCAGCTCGAGGAGATGAAGATACGTTGA
- a CDS encoding dihydroorotase encodes MGIWILNAAVVSEGKEQTIKHVLVEGNRIESIIEAGTTPDTAGHTVIDAQGKLLTPGLIDMHVHLREPGFEHKETIATGTRSAARGGFTTIACMPNTRPVMDTVETVKYVLDKAETEGIVRVLPYACITKNELGRELTDFEALKAAGAIGFTDDGVGVQSAQMMKDAMAKAASIGMPVIAHCEDNTLVEGLFVSEGAFARKHGLKGIPNESEAIHVGRDILLAEATGVHYHVCHVSTEQSVRLIRQAKQIGIKVTAEVCPHHLLLSDEDIPDSMDANWKMNPPLRTPRDVQACIEGLVDGTIDIVVTDHAPHSDEEKARGMQLAPFGIVGFETAFPLLYTKFVATGEWTLQFLVDKMTKLPAEVFGLPWGTLEVGRTADLTLIDLETEKEVDPAEFESKGRNTPFTGWKLKGWPTMTIVEGKVVWSE; translated from the coding sequence ATGGGAATCTGGATTCTGAACGCTGCGGTAGTAAGTGAAGGCAAGGAACAAACGATTAAGCATGTTCTGGTAGAAGGAAATCGAATCGAGAGCATAATAGAAGCAGGGACCACGCCCGATACGGCCGGACATACGGTGATCGATGCGCAGGGCAAGCTGCTGACGCCTGGGCTGATCGATATGCACGTTCACCTGCGCGAACCGGGCTTTGAGCATAAAGAAACGATTGCGACGGGAACACGTTCGGCAGCGCGGGGCGGCTTCACGACCATTGCCTGCATGCCGAACACAAGACCGGTAATGGATACGGTAGAGACAGTGAAATATGTGTTGGACAAGGCTGAGACCGAAGGCATCGTGCGTGTGCTGCCTTACGCCTGCATCACAAAGAATGAGCTGGGCCGGGAGCTGACCGATTTTGAAGCACTGAAAGCGGCTGGAGCGATTGGCTTCACCGACGACGGCGTTGGTGTGCAAAGCGCTCAGATGATGAAAGACGCCATGGCTAAAGCGGCTTCGATCGGAATGCCTGTCATCGCTCACTGTGAGGACAACACCCTGGTCGAGGGTTTGTTTGTAAGTGAAGGGGCGTTCGCCCGTAAGCACGGGCTGAAGGGTATTCCGAATGAATCGGAAGCCATCCATGTGGGCCGCGACATTCTGCTGGCCGAAGCGACAGGGGTTCACTACCACGTATGCCACGTCAGCACCGAGCAGTCCGTACGGTTAATCCGTCAAGCCAAGCAAATCGGCATTAAAGTTACGGCGGAGGTTTGTCCGCACCATCTGCTGCTCTCCGACGAAGATATTCCGGACAGTATGGATGCCAATTGGAAAATGAATCCGCCGCTTCGTACGCCGCGCGACGTGCAGGCTTGTATCGAAGGACTAGTGGACGGCACGATTGACATCGTGGTTACTGATCATGCCCCGCACAGCGACGAAGAGAAAGCACGCGGAATGCAGCTGGCGCCGTTCGGTATCGTCGGCTTCGAAACGGCATTTCCGCTTCTTTATACGAAGTTCGTGGCGACCGGAGAATGGACGCTGCAGTTCCTGGTGGACAAGATGACCAAGCTTCCGGCCGAAGTATTCGGATTGCCTTGGGGTACCTTGGAGGTCGGCCGGACGGCGGACCTGACACTGATCGATCTGGAGACCGAGAAGGAAGTGGACCCAGCGGAATTCGAATCCAAGGGACGCAACACGCCGTTCACCGGTTGGAAGCTCAAGGGCTGGCCGACCATGACCATAGTCGAAGGCAAAGTCGTTTGGTCGGAATAA
- the pyrE gene encoding orotate phosphoribosyltransferase yields the protein MSVQTTIRTNHQLGERIASDLLEIGAVALRPNQPFTWTSGLKSPIYCDNRLTISYPEIRDRIAEGFVSLIRDNFPDAEVIAGAATGGIPHAAWVAQKLGLPMVYVRDKAKGHGKENLIEGYIKPGQKTVIIEDLISTGGSSLKVALAVNDAGAQTLGVLGIFSYQFDKAKEAFEGTGIPFETLTNYTALLDVALKVGSIQKQDLQALQAWRSNPAEYGK from the coding sequence ATGAGCGTGCAAACAACCATTCGAACTAACCATCAGCTGGGAGAACGCATAGCTTCGGATCTGCTTGAAATCGGAGCTGTAGCGCTTCGTCCGAATCAGCCTTTTACCTGGACATCGGGGCTGAAATCGCCAATCTATTGCGACAACCGCCTGACCATTTCTTACCCCGAGATTCGCGACCGTATCGCAGAAGGCTTTGTTTCGCTGATCCGCGATAACTTTCCGGATGCGGAAGTCATTGCCGGCGCGGCAACGGGCGGCATTCCACACGCCGCTTGGGTGGCGCAGAAGCTCGGTTTGCCGATGGTCTATGTTCGTGATAAGGCGAAAGGTCACGGCAAGGAAAATCTGATTGAAGGCTATATTAAGCCGGGTCAGAAAACGGTCATCATCGAGGACCTAATTTCGACTGGCGGCAGTTCGCTTAAAGTGGCGCTTGCGGTGAATGACGCCGGTGCCCAAACGCTTGGCGTTCTCGGCATTTTCTCTTACCAGTTTGACAAAGCGAAGGAAGCTTTCGAAGGCACGGGGATTCCTTTCGAAACGCTGACGAATTACACCGCGCTGCTGGATGTTGCACTAAAGGTGGGCAGTATTCAGAAGCAGGATCTGCAAGCGCTCCAAGCATGGCGGAGCAATCCGGCCGAGTACGGGAAGTAA